GTCCAGCTGCGCCCCGGCCAGGCTGTCTTTGCGGCCTACGATGGACTGACCGGCCAGGAGTTGTGGTTCACGGATGGAACAGCAGGTGGAACCTGGCAGCTGGCCGACATCCAGGGCGGTGAGCTGGACGGCGCGCCAGCGGGTTTCATCAAGGTGCGTGACGGGCTCGTGCTGTTCACCGCCGAGGATGTGGAACATGGCCGCGAGTTGTGGGCAACGGACGGAACCGCGGCCGGGACTGTGCTGTTGAAGGACATCGAAACCGGGGATGCGAGTGCCTACCCGGACAACCTGTTCGCCCTGGGCAATGGCGAGGTCCTGTTCCGAGCCTTCGATTCAGCGAACGGCTGGGAGCTGTGGGCCACGGATGGCACCGGCGTTGGCACCCGGCTGCTGTCCGATCTGGCGGTCGGCGTCGGGTCCTCCTTTCCATCCGCTTTCACGCGCCTCGCAGATGGGTGGGCCGTGTTCACGGCCAATGACGAGGTGTCCGGCAATGAGGTCTGGGTCACCGACGGAACTGCGGCGGGCACGCGCCAGCTGATGGACCTTCGCGCTGGTGCCGACGGTTCCTGGGCGGGGGACGTCACGCCAATCGGGGGGGGAAGGTTTCTCTTTACCGCCGACGACGGTACACACGGCAATGAACTGTGGGTATCGGACGGCACGAGTGGTGGAACCGCCATGCTGGCCGACCTCCACGTGGGCAGCGGCTCGTCCTGGGCCAGTTCGCTGACGGTGTTGGCCAGTGGGTTGGTGCTGTTCACCGCCTACGATGCACAGCATGGCACGGAGCTCTGGGTAACCGACGGCACGCCCGGTGGCACCACCCTCCTTGCGGACGTCGAGGCCGGCGATGCGAGTTCGGCTCCCGCCTCCATCACGGCGCTGGGCGATGGGCGGGCCGTGTTTGTCGCGTCTGACGCCACCCACGGTGCCGAGCTGTGGATCACGGATGGCAGCCCCGCCGGAACGCAGCGCGTTGCGGACATCAACGCGCTGGGCCTGGGGTCTTCGCCGGGCATGCTCACCAACATCCTGGTGGCGGTGACCAACGAGTCGCCTGAAGGCGCCGACGGCCAAGTCGTTCTGGACGAGGATGTGCCACGGGCGTTTACGGCGGTTGACTTCGGGTTTTCGGATCCCGATGCTGACGATCAGCTGCAGTCCGTCCTGCTGGAAACGCTCCCCACGCACGGCGTTGTACTGCTCGACGCGGTGCCGGTGCAGGCGGGCCAGCGCGTCGCAGCCGACGCCATCGATGCAGGGCGCCTGACCTATCGGCCTGCCGAGAACATGCATGGGCTGGCACTGGACACGATGGCCTTCCGTGTTTCCGACGGGTTGTCCGACGCCGTCCTCAGCACCACGCTGACCTTCGATGTCACGCCGGTTCGGGACGACTTGGTGCTTGTTGGTGGCAACGGCGCCGATGTGCTGGCGGGAGACGCCATCGACGCTGGCAGCCATGACCGACTCAGTGGCGAAGGGGGCAATGACACGCTCCTGGGGGCGGCGGGTCCAGATACATTGAACGGAGGGTCTGGTGCGGATTCGCTGGAAGGCGGGGAGGGCGATGACTTCCTGGACGGCGGGGCTGACGTCGACGTGATGCGAGGCCACAGTGGGGACGACGTGTATCGGGTCGATGCCGCGGCGGATGTCGTCACTGAGTTGGCGGCGGCAGGTCGGGACCGCGTCGAATCCAGCGTCACCTGGTCACTGGGCGGCAACCTCGAAGACCTGACACTGATCGGCAGCGCGGCGATCAACGGCAGTGGCAATGCCCTGGGCAACCTGCTGGTGGGCAATGGCGCCGCCAACGTCCTCAATGGCGCGGCGGGGGCTGACACGCTTCTGGGTGGCGCTGGAAACGACACCTATGTGGTCGACCATGTGGCTGACATCGTCGTCGAGAACAGCGCTGAGGGCACCGACCTCGTCCAGTCGGCCGTCGGCTACGTCCTGGGCGCCAACGTCGAGAGACTGACCCTGTCCGGTAGCGCCGCGATCGACGGCGCCGGCAATGAGTTGGCCAACGTGCTGACCGGCAACGGTGCCGGCAACTGCTTGTCCGGCGGGGTTGGCAATGACAGCCTCAACGGCGGTGCGGGCACCGACACCCTGGTCGGCGGCCTGGGCGACGACACCTACACCGTCGACAACGTCGCCGATCAGGTGCAGGAGATCGCGGGGGAGGGTAATGACTTGGTCCAGGCGTCGCTGCACTGGACGTTGTCCGCAGACGTTGAAAGGCTCACGCTGACAGGCAGTGCGGCACTGCAGGGCATCGGCAATGCCCTGTCCAACCTACTCACGGGCAACACCGGGGCCAACATCCTCACGGGTGGCGAGGGCCATGACAGCCTGAATGGCGGCAGTGGCGCAGATACCTTGCAGGGGGGCGCGGGCAACGATGTCTACACCGTCGACAACGTGGGTGACGTGGTCATCGAACTGACCGGTGAAGGTGATGACCTGGTCCAGGCCTCGGTCAACTGGACCCTGGCCGGGGGCAGCGCGCGGCTGCTGCTGACGGGCAGCACCGCGCTGACAGGTGCTGGCAATGAACTCGACAACCTGTTGACTGGCAATGCAGCGGCCAACCGGCTCCTGGGTGTGTCGGGGCACGATACGCTGGACGGTGCCGCGGGCATCGACACCCTGCTGGGAGGCCAGGGCAACGATGTCTACGTCGTGGACAACGCTGCGGACCAGACCGTCGAGTCGGCAGGCGAGGGGGTTGACACCGTGCAGGCCAAAGTCACCTGGACGCTGGCTGAGCAGGTCGAGAACCTGGTGTTGCTGGGCAGCAGCAACCTGTCCGGGACCGGCAATGGGCTCGCCAATGTCTTGACCGGCAACGGTGGGGCCAACACGCTCCTTGGGTCCGGGGGGCTCGACACCCTGGTGGGCGGTAGCGGCAATGACACTTACGTCATCGAGGATGTCGGCGACGTGGTTGTCGAGGCGGTCGGGGCAGGAACCGACCTGGCCAAGTCCTGGGTCAGTCACGCCCTGGCCGACAACGTCGAGTGAGCTGCCTGCCGTCTTTCGTCTTCCAAGGGTCGATGGTTAGCATCGAGACCTGAAGGAAGCGAAGTGAAGAAGATCCCGAAGCAGGAATACACGGCCGAGTTCAAGGAGCAGGCCGTCAAGCACGCGCAGGCGGTGGGCATCGTGGTGGCCGCCAAGGAACTGGGGCTGGTCGAGCAGACGCTGCGCAACTGGGTGAAGGCGTCGGTAGCTGGCAAGCTGACGGCGCCCGGTTCGAGGCCGGTGACGCCCGAGCAGATGGAGCTGTCCAGGCTGCGCGCCGAGAACGCGCGGCTGAAGATGCACGTCGACATCCTAAAAAAAGCGACGGCGTACTTTGCGAAGGATGCGCTGTGAAGTACGCCTGGATCGACGCGCAGCGCCGCGATTACCCTCTGCCCGACATGTGCGAGGTGCTGGCTGTCAGCGTCAGCGGCTACCGCGCCTGGCGTCGTGGCGGCAAGCCCGACCGCACGCGCTTGACGGACCCGCAGGCCGTGGCCCTGATCAAGAGCATCCACGCCGAAGTGAAGGCCGCCTATGGCTCGCGGCGCATGCACCGCGAGCTGCAGGAACGCGGTCATCGGATCGGCCTGCGTCGTGTGGAGCGGCTGATGCGAGAGCACGGCATCCGGGCACGGCACAAGCGGCGCTACAAGGCGACGACGGACTCCAAGCATTCGCTGCCGATCGCCGAGAACCTGCTGGCGCGCAACTTCACGCCCGAGGCGCCGAACCGGGTTTGGACGGGCGATATCACGTACATCCAGACAGGCGAGGGCTGGCTGTACCTGGCCATCGTGCTGGACCTTTTCAACCGAGAAATCATCGGCTGGTCGATCAAGCCGCGCATGACCGCCGACATCGTCACCGACGCGCTGACGATGGCCTGGTTCCGGCGCAAGCCAGGCGACGGGGTGATCTTCCACAGCGACCGCGGCAGTCAGTACGCCAGCCATGCGATGAAGACCCAGCTCACCGAGTACAGCATGACCGCCTCGATGAGCCGCAAAGGGAACTGCTGGGACAACGCTCCGACCGAGAGCTTCTTCAACAGCTTGAAGAACGAGCGGGTGCACGGCACGACCTACGCAACGAGAGCCGACGCGCAGGCCGACCTGTTCGAGTACATCGAGGTGTTCTACAACCGGAGTCGCCGCCACTCCACGCTGGGCTACAACTCGCCGGTTCGGTTCCTCGAGAACTGGATCAGCAAGCATGCTGCTCAGCACTCCATGGCAGCATAGGAACGGCCCGCTAGAAGACGAATTTCGACGGGCACCTCAGGTTCCCATTTGGGCGACACCTTACAGGTCGGGCGATGTCGCACTTCAAATTTGAGGCCGCCCACTGACCCGCGCTTGGAGAGACCTTACCACTCTGTTCCCAAAAGAGATCCAGCGAGCCTCTATTGCCCGTTCGGTCCAAGAAGCCAGATAAAAAGTTGCCAAAACAACAACGGCAACAGAAAATAACAGAACAACATCTGCATTCAGCACCGAAACTAGCGGCTCCACAATAAAAGGAGCCACGTGCCATGCAAATATGAAGTGAAACACATATACAGAATAAGATACTCTGCCAAGCCGTTGCAACCACTTCGAATGCGCCAAGCCAGTTTTCATCGCAGCAAGCAGAAAGCAGAACGACAACCCAGCCAATGTGGGCATAACCATGAATGACACAGGAGCTTTGAATCGCCACACATACAAAACCAGTAGCGTCAAAATGACAAAAGCCAATACACACCAACGCGCCGAAACCACAGTAGCCGTGCGCTCCAAGATAAAATATGTCAAAATACCAAAAATGAATACAGGCATTTGATTGACCAGAAAAAAATACATGAAGTTACTATTTTTAATCTGAAATTCTGTACCCAATAAACTCCATTGAAAAATTATGTTAGCCAACAAAAATATACCAGCTAATGCCAAGATCGCCAAATTCCCGCAAAAATCAAATAAATAACCACACACCCGATGCAGTGCCGGAAAAATTAGATAAAAAAGCATCTCTGCACCGATAGACCACCCTCCAGGGACAACTGAATTATTTGCCGAAGGTACAATCCCGTGAACAAACAGTGCATTCGCAGCAATGTTACTTATAGTATACGGACCGGGCCAACCGTGCCCACTCCAAGACTGCATCCAGTGAATGCCAGCATATACAAAGATTCCAAGATAATAGAGTGGAGCAATTCTAAAATATCTCCTCACATAGAAAGACCGAATGCCTGCAACCTCATCAGCACGCCTAGACGCGGATAGACAGAGTGTATAAGCAGAAGCCACAAAGAACAATTGAACACCCATCTGCCCATATTTTGCAATAGCTTCAAAGAACACACTCAGTCCAGGAATTTTCTGAGAGGTATGGACTAGCATCACCATCAGCACAGCCCCCCCTCTGAGTTGGTCAATGTATGCAAACTTCCCTGAATCTGATCCCATTCGACAAGCCTCGTTATCAACCAACCATTTCACCGCAGCCGTGGGACCGATGAAGCACAGAGTCCCAGGCGTCTCCAGAGGATCTGTGCCAGCTTGACTTCAATCAGTCCGAACAACACTAACGCAGTGTCGTACGGCGACGTCCATGCAGCAAGAATGCCTATCCATGTGCCGAGCTACCACGACCCCAGTCGCCTTGGGTGCAGGGTAAGACGTTCGTCTTAGAAGCGACAAAGCGACACTGATACAAGTGTGCGACCGGACAGCCGTCATCAGCTTACAAAAGCGTGACGATTTGCCATACTTTCCACCCTCGGCGGTGAAGGTGCAGGACCTGTAGCCCACACCAGCGATCCAGGGCGACCAAGCCAATGCCAACAACTGTGGCGTTGGTAGGACATTGGTCAACGCGACAGGCGATGCCATCCTGAACTCTCCAAGGCAGGATCTGGAGATTACCGACTTCCGCGAAGACGATTCAGAAACCTGTCACCCAAGCTGCGGTGGCAGTCGGTCCACTCAGTTGCTTTTGTCTATATTCTTATTAATCCGGCAACTCTAAACGGCGCACTCATGCGGCATAGAAAATCTTTGGGTGTCTGAAGTACGATCGAATATGACTTGGACTTTCCATCAGTTTGGTCATGATGCTCTTGACGTTTGAGGTCAACGCCTCCTTTGTTCGCGCCTGCGGTATCTCGGCAATCCGATTCTTCAGATCACCATTGAGATACTCGTCCGGATTGAGTTCAGGGGAATACGACGGCAAGAAGAACAGTTCTATCTTGTCCTGGTTGTCGGCAACCCATTCCTTGACGATCTCGGCATGATGGACCTTCAGGTTGTCCAGGATCAGAAATACCTTGCCCTTCTTCGTAGACTGAATGAGGCGATCGAGAAAGTCGATGCAGCGCGCTGCGTCGAACGTCTCGTGGTAGAGCATGAAATGCAGGGTGCCACGATTGGACAAGGCGGAAATCATGTTGACGCCGAATCGCTTGGCCGTCAGCGCCACAGTCGGTGTCTTGCCCCTGGGCGCGTAGCTGCTGCCGTGCTGGCTGCGCGAGTTCACACCCGTCTCATCGCCCCAGAAGATCTCGGCATCTTCGGCCTTGGCGCGCCGCTCGATCTCCGGGTACGTCGTGTCCAACCACTGGCGCACTTCAGCCGGGCGCTGCTCATACGCTCGCTTGACCGGACGCTGCGGCGTATAGCCCCAGCGACTCAGGTACAAACCGACCGTGCGAATCGGCATGTCCACGCCCGTCTCGTCCTTGATCAAATCGCGCACAGCTTTGCGCGTCCACAACGCATACGGCATCTTCAACTGGTCGGGCATCCGGTCGGTGATGTACGAGCGGATCTTCGATTCTTGCTCGGGCGTGATCTGTCGGAACTGCCCTGGCGCATACCCACGGGGTTTACCAGCAATCGCAGCATCAATGCCCTCCGCGGCAACCCTTGCCAGCCATTTCTGCACCGTACGACTGTGCACACCAATGGCTTCGCCGATCGCCGTGAACGAATACCCTTGCTCGCGCATGTTCAACGCAATAGTGCGTTTCTCGCGTTGGGCTTCAGGAGAGATGCTGCGTGCGTCGGTGTGTTCCATGAAAATATTATAATACGCTCTATAGAGTTACCGAGTCAATAGCACCACCCGTTTCTTTGTCTGGGTAGCATCCGTTCGATTCGGGCCGCGGATCACCCTAATATGTAGTCACTCGCGACGACTTGGGCGCCCATCTGATCTATGTCAGTATAGTTGGTAAAAAGATAGACCAAAGTCGGTGCCATCCAAGTGCCATTGGCATCCGGATCGTAGTAAAGCGCAACATTATTGACATCACCACCATAGGCGAGAATTAGCACTCCACCGTCGAATGTTCCATTCTGATAGTTGAGCACACCATCAACTTTGGCCGAGGTGTTGACAAGATCAGGTGCCAAATTCAGCACAATGATATCCGCACCGGAAATTGATTCCCCATAAAAGCCGGCAGTCGTCACATTCACCGTGCTGTCAAGCACCCCTGGACCAGCATTCGCCAAGGTAACCCCGTTCAATAAAATTGAATCATCCCCGCCGGTAAAATCCGCAATTCGATCAACACCAATAGGAACTGATTTAGTCGAAAATACAAACGTATCAGACCCCTGACCGCCTATAAGTACATCGGCACCAGCATAGCCATTGAGTACGTCATCCCCATCACCACCGCTCATAGTATCCGCACCGCTACCTCCATTTAAGGAATCACTACCTGCGCTACCAGAAAACGTGGTCGCATTCCTGCTTCCATTCGTGATTGTAAATCCGTTGCCGCTCACACCCACCGCAGACAGGTCGATCGTTTGGCCTGTACTAGTCAATGTGGCAATACCGAAATTCGTCGTTGCCGACGTGGCCACATAGGCAGAGCTGACAGTCACTACGGCAGCAGCGCCGCTCCCGATCACCAGAACATCTGCGCCTCCCAGATCAGTCACAAAGTCAGTGCCTGCGTCCACGTGGAACACGTCATTCCCTGCTCCACCCTTCAACAGATCATTGCCTGCCCCGCCACACAGCGAGTCGTTTCCACCGGCGCCAACCAGTGAGTCAGTGCCAGCGCTGCCGATCAGGGTCGTTCCCACAGCACTCGAGTTCGTTACCGAGAAACCTCCTGCTGTAAAAGAAACCTGCGAGAGATCAACTGCATACCCTGCACTGGTCAGTGAGGCAGTTCCGGAATTGGTTGTCTCGGAAGTCGCTGTGTAAGAAGCAGTGACTTTCACCGTCGCCTTGGCACCGGCACTGACGACCAGAACGTCAGATTCACTCAAGTCGGCCACCGAATCCGTTCCCGCGTCCACGTAGAACGTATCGAGCCCACCACCTCCCGTCAGCACGTCATTGCCTGCGCCGCCCACCAGTGTATCGGCTCCGCCACCACCACTGATCTTATCTGCCGACAGGCCGCCCGACAGGCTGTCCGCTCCTATTCCACCCTGGAGGGTGTCAGCCCCCCCTCCGCCGATAATGGTGTCGCCAAACGTGGATGTGGTGATGCTCGCGAAGGCTTCTGCCTGGGTACTCAAGTCCACCAGCACCGCTGCGCTGTTGCCCGCCACGACAATATTTTCAACCGCCACTATCGATGCATCGGTCGATGCAACGTAGGTGGTACCGATTTGCAGAGTATCGGTCCCGGATCCACCATCAGCGACATCGGTGCCCGCTGCGTTTCTGAAGATATCGTTCGACCCACCTCCGTAGAGAAAGTCGACGCCGACACCACCGATCAATGTATCGGCCCCATTGAATCCATAGACCGCACTCGTCCCGGTGCCGGTTACCGTCAGCACCTCCGCATTGCCCGTCCCCGTGGACAGGATAGCGTCCAGTGCCGTGATGTAATGCCCATCAGTCACCTGAAGGTTGCCGGACTTGGCAATCGTCGGTGTTGCCAGGATCACCGTCGTCGTCGAGCCGTCATTCACCGGCCCCAGGCTGGACCAAGGTGAAACCAGGCTGATCGCTCCCGCAACATCCTCATCCGCAACGGTGAAGCTGAAACCCGACGAGCTGAACGCAATCTCCGCCCGGATACGAGGCGCCTCAGACAAGTCTTTGACGTTCAGAGTCACTGCCCGGCTCGTCGCATGCCCAGCAGCATCCGTGGCCGTCACCTCGAACTGGTAGCCCGCCTGCGTCTCCGCGTCCGGGTTGCCCGTCAGCCTCACTTCGCCCGTAGTCGCGTCGATCGTGAATGCGGCAGCGTCTTCACCACCCAGGCTGTAGCTCACTCCTGCGCTGATGTCCGCGCTGTCGTCGGCCACCACCGTGTACACCACCTGCCCCGCACCGCTGTTCTCTTCGATCGCCGCAGCCACCGGCCCCGAGGTAATCACCGGAGCAGCCTCGTCCAGGTCCCCCACCGCCAGGCTCACTGCCTGGCTCGTCGCATGCCCAGCAGCATCCGTGGCCGTCACCTCGAACTGGTAGTCCGCCTTCAGCTCTGCATCCGGACTGACAGCCAGGTGGACCTCACCACTGACACCGTCGAGCGTGAATGCCGCAGCATCCGCACCACCCAGGCTGTATGTCACCGCGCCGCTGACCGCCGTTGCCACCGCCGTGTAGACCAGTGACCCGATCGGCTGGTTCTCATTGACCTCGACCTGTGAGCCAGAGCTGAATGTGGGCGGTGTCACGCCCTCATCCACGTCATTGATCGCCAACGTCACGGCCTGGCTCGTGGCGTGCCCAGCCACGTCCGTAACTACCACCTCGAACTGGTAGCTCGCCTGCGTCTCCGCGTCCGGGTTGCCCGTCAGCTTCACTTCGCCCGTAGTCGCGTCGATCGTGAATGCGGCAGCGTCTTCACCACCCAGGCTGTAGCTCACTCCTGCGCTGATGTCCGCGCTGTCGTCGGCCACCACCGTGTACACCACCTGCCCCGCACCGCTGTTCTCTTCGATCGCCGCAGCCACCGGCCCCGAGGTGATCACCGGGGCGGCTTCGTCCAGGTCCACCACCGCCAGGCTCACTGCCTGGCTCGTCGCATGCCCAGCAGCATCCGTGGCCGTCACCTCGAACTGGTAGCTCACCTGCGTCTCCGCGTCCGGGTTGCCCGTCAGCTTCACTTCGCCCGTGCTTGCATCGATCGTGAATGCCGCTGCGTCCACGCCGCCCAGGCTGTAGCTCACTCCTGCGCTGATGTCCGCGCTGTCGTCGGCCACCACCGTGTACACCACCTGCCCTGCACCGCTGTTCTCTTCGATCGCCGCAGCCACCGGCCCCGAGGTGATCACCGGGGCGGCTTCGTCCAGGTCCACCACCGCCAGGCTCACTGCCTGGCTCGTCGCATGCCCAGCAGCATCCGTGGCTGTCACCTCGAACTGGTAGCTCGCCTGCGTCTCCGCGTCCGGGTTGCCCGTCAGCTTCACTTCGCCCGTGCTTGCATCGATCGTGAATGCCGCTGCGTCCACGCCGCCCAGGCTGTAGCTCACTCCTGCGCTGATGTCCGCGCTGTCGTCGGCCACCACCGTGTACACCACCTGCCCCGCACCGCTGTTCTCTTCGATCGCCGCAGCCACTGTCCCAGAGGTGATCACCGGGGCGACTTCGTCCAGGTCCGCCACCGCCAGGCTCACTGCCTGGCTCGTGGCGTGCCCAGCCACGTCCGTGACTACCACCTCGAACTGGTAGCTCGCCTGCGTCTCCGCGTCCGGGTTGCCCGTCAGCTTCACTTCGCCCGTAGTCGCGTCGATCGTGAATGCGGCAGCGTCTTCACCACCCAGGCTGTAGCTCACTCCTGCGCTGATGTCCGCGCTGTCGTCGGCCACCACCGTGTACACCACCTGCCCCGCACCGCTGTTCTCTTCGATCGCCGCAGCCACCGGCCCCGAGGTAATCACCGGAGCAGCCTCGTCCAGGTCCCCCACCGCCAGGCTCACTGCCTGGCTCGTCGCATGCCCGGCAGCATCCGTGGCCGTCACCTCGAACTGGTAGTCCGCCTTCAGCTCTGCATCCGGACTGACAGCCAGGTGGACCTCACCACTGACACCGTCGAGCGTGAATGCCGCAGCATCCGCACCACCCAGGCTGTATGTCACCGCGCCGCTGACCGCCGTTGCCACCGCCGTGTAGACCAGTGACCCGATCGGCTGGTTCTCATTGACCTCGACCTGTGAGCCAGAGCTGAATGTGGGCGGTGTCACGCCCTCATCCACGTCATTGATCGCCAACGTCACGGCCTGGCTCGTGGCGTGCCCAGCCACGTCCGTAACTACCACCTCGAACTGGTAGCTCGCCTGCGTCTCCGCGTCCGGGTTGCCCGTCAGCTTCACTTCGCCCGTAGTCGCGTCGATCGTGAATGCGGCAGCGTCTTCACCACCCAGGCTGTAGCTCACTCCTGCGCTGATGTCCGCGCTGTCGTCGGCCACCACCGTGTACACCACCTGCCCCGCACCGCTGTTCTCTTCGATCGCCGCAGCCACCGGCCCCGAGGTGATCACCGGGGCGGCTTCGTCCACGTTGCCAATCGTCAACGTGAAGCTACGCTGCACCTGAACCTCACCATCGGCGCCATCTGCGGCAAGCACTTCCACTGAGTAGGCGACCTTGCCACTCTCGAAATCTGGCTGACCGATGAAGTACAGCCCAAGGCCCCCTTGCGGCGCCGTGCGGATTTCAAACAAAGCCGCATCGGCACCGCCAAGCGACAGCACCGGCGCCGCGGCGGCATCCACATCACTGGCGGCAAGCCCAGTCACCAAGACTCCGGCGCTGGCATCTGTTCCCTCTGCCATCGCACCACTGCCGCTCTCCAGGCTGAGCACCGGAGCATCGTTGCTGCCACTGATCGTGACCGTCAACCGGGCCTGAACCGTCTGCCCGCTGGCATTGCGCAACTGGTACGCAAAGACATCCTGCGCCAACTGATTCGCGGCAAGAGCCTCGGTGGCCGCACGCGAGTCGTCCAGAACGTATTCATAGATGCCGTCGGCGGCTAGGACCAGCGTGCCATACCCGCCGCTCACCGCCACCCCTGTCGACACCGCCCCTGGGCCGTATGCCGCACCAGGCGCCACACCTGAAATCGAGACGCCGGCCAGCCCAGCCGTTCCGCCATCGTTGGTCAGTACGTTGCCAATCGCCGTGGCATCGCCACCTGCGACACCGGCCTCGACCACCGCGTCGCCCGTGTTGTGGTCATCGGCTGCCTCGGGGGGATTGCCCGTCTGCGCCACGCCAATGAAGTCTGCAGCGCTCAGATCATGCAAGCCAGTCAGGCGCACCACCCACTCGGCCGACGTGGGGTCCAAGGAGGCGGAGCCGTTGGTGTCCGCAGAAATCCACGTCTCGTTGGCCGACTCGTACTGCCGGAACCAGACCCCGTTGGCGATGGGCGAGTCCTTGCCGCCCCAGACCAGGTCTGTCGCCCCAAGCAGGGCGGACAAATCAATCCGGTCCGCCTCGCTTGGCACTGCACCGGTAGCGGAAGACGCCGCGAAGTCGGCGATCGTGTCGTAGGTTGGACCGAATGAGTCCGATGCCGACGCATACACAAAGGTATCGCCGCCCCCCCCTCCAAACAACGTGTCAAGACCGGATCCACCATTGAGGCTGTCTGCACCATCTCCACCTTGCAGGATGTCGTCGCCAAATCCCCCCAACATCGAATCGGCACCACCGCCCCCCTGCAGCAAGTCGTACCCTTTGCCTCCATCAATGATGTCGTCGCCCGATCCTCCCAAAACGGTGTCACGCAAACCGCTGGCGATCAACACCGCACCTGCAGCGGCAGAACTGTTGACGATGGCGAAACCGCCCACCCCTGCCGTGATAGCAGACAGATTGATCGCGATCGCATCCGTGGTGAGGTTGACCAGCCCGTTGTTGGTGCCGTTGCGCGCCACCAGGGTCGCTGCGACTGTGGCATTGACCACCGCCCCGGCAGAAACCACCACGCCATCGCCCCCGCTGAAGTCGGTGATGGTGTCGCTGCCTCCTGCAACCATGAACACGTCCGATCCGCCCCCTC
The Sphaerotilus microaerophilus DNA segment above includes these coding regions:
- a CDS encoding cadherin domain-containing protein, which codes for MATLNGSSGNDRLDASAMAEASLLLGGLGNDTLTGSVFDDTLEGGNGNDSLIGGLGNDLLTGGAGSDRFVVSAGKDTVTDLGTGDAFAVSAGAEAFISVTSSFTASSGTANSGAASLSTNGVNVNLAAATGSNGYLVVNNSGAAVSLTGSARDDTLVGGLGNDTLTGGAGNDVLTGGGGSDVFMVAGGSDTITDFSGGDGVVVSAGAVVNATVAATLVARNGTNNGLVNLTTDAIAINLSAITAGVGGFAIVNSSAAAGAVLIASGLRDTVLGGSGDDIIDGGKGYDLLQGGGGADSMLGGFGDDILQGGDGADSLNGGSGLDTLFGGGGGDTFVYASASDSFGPTYDTIADFAASSATGAVPSEADRIDLSALLGATDLVWGGKDSPIANGVWFRQYESANETWISADTNGSASLDPTSAEWVVRLTGLHDLSAADFIGVAQTGNPPEAADDHNTGDAVVEAGVAGGDATAIGNVLTNDGGTAGLAGVSISGVAPGAAYGPGAVSTGVAVSGGYGTLVLAADGIYEYVLDDSRAATEALAANQLAQDVFAYQLRNASGQTVQARLTVTISGSNDAPVLSLESGSGAMAEGTDASAGVLVTGLAASDVDAAAAPVLSLGGADAALFEIRTAPQGGLGLYFIGQPDFESGKVAYSVEVLAADGADGEVQVQRSFTLTIGNVDEAAPVITSGPVAAAIEENSGAGQVVYTVVADDSADISAGVSYSLGGEDAAAFTIDATTGEVKLTGNPDAETQASYQFEVVVTDVAGHATSQAVTLAINDVDEGVTPPTFSSGSQVEVNENQPIGSLVYTAVATAVSGAVTYSLGGADAAAFTLDGVSGEVHLAVSPDAELKADYQFEVTATDAAGHATSQAVSLAVGDLDEAAPVITSGPVAAAIEENSGAGQVVYTVVADDSADISAGVSYSLGGEDAAAFTIDATTGEVKLTGNPDAETQASYQFEVVVTDVAGHATSQAVSLAVADLDEVAPVITSGTVAAAIEENSGAGQVVYTVVADDSADISAGVSYSLGGVDAAAFTIDASTGEVKLTGNPDAETQASYQFEVTATDAAGHATSQAVSLAVVDLDEAAPVITSGPVAAAIEENSGAGQVVYTVVADDSADISAGVSYSLGGVDAAAFTIDASTGEVKLTGNPDAETQVSYQFEVTATDAAGHATSQAVSLAVVDLDEAAPVITSGPVAAAIEENSGAGQVVYTVVADDSADISAGVSYSLGGEDAAAFTIDATTGEVKLTGNPDAETQASYQFEVVVTDVAGHATSQAVTLAINDVDEGVTPPTFSSGSQVEVNENQPIGSLVYTAVATAVSGAVTYSLGGADAAAFTLDGVSGEVHLAVSPDAELKADYQFEVTATDAAGHATSQAVSLAVGDLDEAAPVITSGPVAAAIEENSGAGQVVYTVVADDSADISAGVSYSLGGEDAAAFTIDATTGEVRLTGNPDAETQAGYQFEVTATDAAGHATSRAVTLNVKDLSEAPRIRAEIAFSSSGFSFTVADEDVAGAISLVSPWSSLGPVNDGSTTTVILATPTIAKSGNLQVTDGHYITALDAILSTGTGNAEVLTVTGTGTSAVYGFNGADTLIGGVGVDFLYGGGSNDIFRNAAGTDVADGGSGTDTLQIGTTYVASTDASIVAVENIVVAGNSAAVLVDLSTQAEAFASITTSTFGDTIIGGGGADTLQGGIGADSLSGGLSADKISGGGGADTLVGGAGNDVLTGGGGLDTFYVDAGTDSVADLSESDVLVVSAGAKATVKVTASYTATSETTNSGTASLTSAGYAVDLSQVSFTAGGFSVTNSSAVGTTLIGSAGTDSLVGAGGNDSLCGGAGNDLLKGGAGNDVFHVDAGTDFVTDLGGADVLVIGSGAAAVVTVSSAYVATSATTNFGIATLTSTGQTIDLSAVGVSGNGFTITNGSRNATTFSGSAGSDSLNGGSGADTMSGGDGDDVLNGYAGADVLIGGQGSDTFVFSTKSVPIGVDRIADFTGGDDSILLNGVTLANAGPGVLDSTVNVTTAGFYGESISGADIIVLNLAPDLVNTSAKVDGVLNYQNGTFDGGVLILAYGGDVNNVALYYDPDANGTWMAPTLVYLFTNYTDIDQMGAQVVASDYILG